Proteins encoded by one window of Cyanobium sp. NS01:
- a CDS encoding alanine--glyoxylate aminotransferase family protein: MQDKLSLMIPGPTPVPETVLLAMSRHPIGHRSADFQKIVKRTTEQLQWLHQTSGSVLALAGSGTAAMEAGIINVLSKGDTVLCGDNGKFGERWVKVAKAYGLEVEVVRAEWGQPLDPEAFRAALEADTDKRIRAVILTHSETSTGVINDLETIAGHVRAHGTALTIADCVTSLGACDVPMDRWGLDVVGSGSQKGYMMPPGLGFVAMSERAWTAYERSDLPKFYLDLGKYRKSAAADSNPFTPPVNLYFALEAALGMMQQEGLEAIFARHARHRSAAQAGMKGMGLRLYAAEGHGSPAITAVAPEGVDAEVLRKAVKERFDILLAGGQDHLKGQVFRIGHLGFVADRDVLTAVAAIEATLQGLGLLRGTAGAGVAACAAALAG, from the coding sequence ATGCAGGACAAGCTCAGCCTGATGATCCCCGGCCCCACGCCGGTGCCGGAGACCGTGCTGCTGGCCATGAGCCGCCATCCGATCGGCCACCGCAGCGCCGACTTTCAGAAGATCGTCAAGCGCACCACCGAGCAGCTGCAGTGGCTGCACCAGACCAGCGGCAGCGTGCTGGCCCTGGCGGGCAGCGGCACGGCCGCGATGGAGGCGGGGATCATCAACGTGCTCAGCAAGGGCGACACCGTGCTCTGCGGGGACAACGGCAAGTTCGGCGAGCGCTGGGTGAAGGTGGCGAAGGCCTACGGGCTCGAGGTGGAGGTGGTGAGGGCCGAGTGGGGCCAACCGCTGGATCCCGAGGCCTTCCGCGCCGCCCTGGAGGCCGACACCGACAAGCGCATCCGCGCGGTGATCCTCACCCACTCGGAAACCTCCACCGGGGTGATCAACGACCTGGAGACCATCGCCGGCCACGTGCGCGCCCACGGCACCGCGCTCACCATTGCCGATTGCGTGACCAGCCTCGGCGCCTGCGACGTGCCCATGGACCGCTGGGGCCTCGATGTGGTGGGCTCCGGCTCCCAGAAGGGCTACATGATGCCGCCGGGCCTGGGCTTCGTGGCCATGAGCGAGCGGGCCTGGACGGCCTACGAGCGCTCCGACCTGCCGAAGTTCTATCTGGACCTCGGCAAATACCGCAAATCGGCCGCCGCCGACAGCAATCCCTTCACCCCGCCGGTGAATCTGTACTTCGCCCTGGAGGCCGCCCTGGGGATGATGCAGCAGGAGGGCCTGGAGGCGATCTTCGCCCGCCATGCACGCCACCGCAGCGCGGCCCAGGCCGGCATGAAGGGGATGGGGCTGCGGCTCTATGCCGCCGAGGGCCATGGCAGCCCGGCGATCACGGCCGTGGCTCCCGAGGGGGTCGACGCCGAGGTGCTGCGCAAGGCCGTGAAGGAGCGCTTCGACATCCTGCTGGCCGGCGGCCAGGACCACCTCAAGGGCCAGGTGTTCCGCATCGGCCACCTCGGCTTCGTGGCCGATCGCGACGTGCTCACCGCCGTCGCGGCGATCGAGGCCACCCTGCAGGGCCTGGGCCTGCTGCGGGGAACGGCGGGGGCCGGCGTGGCCGCCTGCGCGGCGGCCCTGGCCGGCTGA
- a CDS encoding glycosyltransferase family 1 protein translates to MKIAFFTETFLPKVDGIVTRLTKTVQHLVDLGDEVLIFCPEGAPAEYMGARVVGVPAMPLPLYPELKLALPRPAVAEALEEFQPDLVHVVNPAVLGLGGIWLAKTKGYPLIASYHTHLPKYLEHYGMGMLEPLLWELLKAAHNQASLNLCTSSAMVQELSEKGIQHTDLWQRGVDTELFRPELRNQATREQLLGGHSDTGKLLLYIGRLSAEKQIERIRPVLEAMPEARLALVGDGPHRQALEKVFAGTATTFVGYLTGAPLASAYASGDAFVFPSSTETLGLVLLEAMAAGCPVVGANRGGIPDIVSDGVNGCLYEPDGADGGAASLAAAVGRLLGDPGERQLLRQAARSEAERWGWASATQQLRGFYCRLLERPQLQLVA, encoded by the coding sequence TTGAAGATCGCCTTCTTCACCGAGACCTTCCTGCCCAAGGTCGACGGGATTGTGACCCGCCTCACCAAGACGGTGCAGCACCTGGTGGATCTGGGAGATGAGGTGCTGATCTTCTGCCCGGAGGGCGCTCCGGCCGAGTACATGGGTGCGCGGGTGGTGGGGGTGCCGGCCATGCCGCTGCCCCTCTATCCGGAGCTGAAGCTGGCCCTGCCCCGCCCCGCCGTGGCGGAGGCCCTCGAGGAGTTCCAGCCCGATCTGGTGCATGTGGTGAACCCGGCCGTGCTCGGCCTGGGCGGCATCTGGCTGGCGAAGACCAAGGGCTATCCCCTGATCGCCAGCTACCACACCCACCTGCCCAAGTATCTGGAGCACTACGGCATGGGCATGCTGGAGCCGCTGCTGTGGGAACTGCTCAAGGCCGCCCACAACCAGGCCAGCCTCAACCTCTGCACCTCCAGCGCCATGGTGCAGGAGCTGAGCGAGAAGGGCATCCAGCACACCGACCTCTGGCAGCGCGGCGTGGACACCGAACTGTTCCGCCCTGAACTGCGCAACCAGGCCACGCGGGAGCAGTTGCTGGGCGGCCACAGCGACACCGGCAAGCTGCTGCTCTACATCGGCCGCCTCTCCGCCGAAAAACAGATCGAGCGGATCCGGCCGGTGCTTGAGGCCATGCCTGAGGCCCGCCTGGCCCTGGTGGGGGATGGTCCCCACCGCCAGGCCCTGGAGAAGGTGTTCGCCGGCACCGCCACCACCTTCGTGGGCTACCTGACAGGCGCGCCCCTGGCCAGCGCCTATGCCAGCGGCGATGCCTTCGTGTTCCCGAGCAGCACCGAAACCCTGGGCCTGGTGTTGCTGGAGGCCATGGCGGCCGGTTGCCCGGTGGTGGGGGCCAACCGCGGCGGCATTCCGGACATCGTCAGCGATGGCGTCAACGGCTGCCTCTATGAGCCCGATGGCGCCGACGGCGGCGCCGCGAGTCTGGCGGCGGCGGTGGGGCGGCTGCTGGGGGATCCAGGCGAGCGCCAGCTGCTGCGTCAGGCCGCCCGCAGCGAGGCCGAGCGCTGGGGCTGGGCCTCCGCCACCCAGCAGCTGCGCGGCTTCTACTGCCGCCTGCTGGAGCGGCCCCAGCTGCAGCTGGTGGCCTGA
- the guaA gene encoding glutamine-hydrolyzing GMP synthase — MSQSSRAPAIVILDFGSQYSELIARRVRETEVFSLVLSYTTSVEELRAIAPRGIILSGGPSSVYESGAPVCDPELWNLGIPVLGVCYGMQLMVQQLGGAVVAAGRAEYGKAPLHVDDAVDLLASVEQHSTMWMSHGDSVERLPEGFVRLAHTDNTPEAAIAHHGRHLYGVQFHPEVVHSQGGMALIRNFVYQICGCEPDWTTAAFIEEAVADVRRQVGQKRVLLALSGGVDSSTLAFLLHRAIGDQLTCMFIDQGFMRKGEPEFLVEFFDKRFHINVEYINARQRFISKLAGVTDPEEKRKLIGTEFIRVFEEESKRLGPFDYLAQGTLYPDVIESAGTNVDPKTGERVAVKIKSHHNVGGLPKDLQFKLVEPLRKLFKDEVRKVGRSLGLPEEIVGRHPFPGPGLAIRILGEVTDDKLNILRDADLIVREEITDAGLYHSIWQAFAVLLPVRSVGVMGDKRTYAFPVVLRCVSSEDGMTADWSRLPYDLLETISNRIVNEVKGVNRVVLDITSKPPGTIEWE; from the coding sequence ATGTCCCAGTCCAGCCGGGCCCCGGCCATCGTGATTCTCGATTTCGGCTCCCAGTATTCGGAGCTGATCGCCCGGCGCGTGCGCGAAACCGAGGTGTTCTCGCTGGTGTTGAGCTACACCACCAGCGTGGAGGAGCTGCGGGCCATCGCCCCCAGGGGCATCATTCTCAGCGGTGGGCCCAGCTCGGTGTACGAGAGCGGCGCGCCGGTGTGTGATCCGGAGCTCTGGAACCTCGGCATCCCGGTGCTGGGGGTGTGTTACGGCATGCAGCTGATGGTGCAGCAGCTGGGCGGGGCGGTGGTGGCGGCGGGGCGGGCCGAATACGGCAAGGCGCCGCTGCACGTGGATGACGCGGTGGATCTGCTCGCCAGCGTGGAGCAGCACTCCACGATGTGGATGAGCCACGGCGACTCGGTGGAGCGCCTGCCTGAGGGCTTCGTGCGCCTGGCCCACACCGACAACACCCCCGAGGCGGCGATCGCCCACCACGGCCGCCACCTCTATGGCGTGCAGTTCCATCCCGAGGTGGTGCACTCCCAGGGCGGCATGGCGCTGATCCGCAACTTCGTGTATCAGATCTGCGGTTGCGAGCCCGACTGGACCACGGCGGCCTTCATCGAGGAGGCCGTGGCCGACGTGCGCCGCCAGGTGGGCCAGAAGCGGGTGCTGCTGGCCCTCTCCGGTGGCGTGGACTCCTCCACCCTGGCCTTCCTGCTGCACCGGGCGATCGGTGATCAGCTCACCTGCATGTTCATCGACCAGGGCTTCATGCGCAAAGGGGAGCCCGAATTCCTGGTGGAGTTCTTCGACAAGCGCTTCCACATCAATGTGGAGTACATCAATGCCCGCCAGCGCTTCATCAGCAAGCTGGCTGGTGTGACCGACCCGGAGGAGAAGCGCAAGCTGATCGGCACGGAGTTCATCAGGGTGTTCGAGGAGGAGAGCAAGCGCCTCGGTCCCTTCGACTACCTGGCCCAGGGGACCCTCTACCCCGATGTGATCGAGAGCGCCGGCACCAACGTGGATCCCAAGACCGGTGAGCGGGTGGCGGTGAAGATCAAGAGCCACCACAACGTGGGCGGCCTGCCCAAGGATCTGCAGTTCAAGCTGGTGGAGCCGCTGCGCAAGCTGTTCAAGGATGAGGTGCGCAAGGTGGGGCGCTCCCTGGGGCTGCCGGAGGAGATTGTCGGCCGCCATCCCTTCCCCGGCCCGGGCCTGGCCATCCGCATCCTCGGCGAGGTGACCGATGACAAGCTCAACATTCTCCGCGACGCCGACCTGATCGTGCGCGAGGAAATCACCGATGCCGGGCTCTACCACAGCATCTGGCAGGCGTTCGCGGTGCTGCTGCCGGTGCGCAGCGTGGGCGTGATGGGTGACAAGCGCACCTATGCCTTCCCGGTGGTGCTGCGCTGTGTGTCCTCGGAAGACGGCATGACGGCCGACTGGTCGCGTCTGCCCTACGACCTGCTCGAAACGATCTCCAACCGGATCGTCAATGAGGTGAAGGGCGTGAACCGGGTGGTGCTCGACATCACCAGCAAGCCCCCCGGCACGATCGAGTGGGAGTGA
- a CDS encoding NAD-dependent epimerase/dehydratase family protein yields the protein MKVFVLGGDGFCGWPCAVNLADAGHDVVIVDNLSRRKIDVDLEVESLTPIATISERLRAWEQVGGRAIRFVRMDIAQEYTRLLDLLRDERPTAVVHFAEQRAAPYSMKSSATKRYTVDNNVNGTHNLLAAIVESGLDIHIVHLGTMGVYGYGSHRGATIPEGYLTVEVPQPDGSRFTEKILHPASPGSVYHMTKTLDQLLFLYYNKNDQIRITDLHQGIVWGTNTELTERDPRLTNRFDYDGDYGTVLNRFLMQAAIGYPLTVHGTGGQTRAFIHIRDSVRCVQLALEHPPAHGEKVKIFNQMTESHQVGELARKVSSLTNAEITYLPNPRNEAVENDLIVDNRCFIELGLNPTTLDDGLMAEVVDVARRWADRCDRSRIPCVSAWTTTQAQAIKTA from the coding sequence ATGAAGGTGTTCGTTCTCGGCGGCGATGGCTTCTGCGGCTGGCCCTGTGCGGTCAACCTGGCGGATGCCGGCCACGATGTGGTGATCGTCGACAACCTGAGCCGGCGCAAGATCGACGTCGACCTGGAGGTCGAGTCGCTGACGCCGATCGCCACCATCAGCGAGCGCCTGCGGGCCTGGGAGCAGGTGGGGGGCCGGGCGATCCGCTTCGTGCGGATGGACATCGCCCAGGAGTACACCCGCCTGCTGGATCTGCTGCGCGACGAGCGGCCCACGGCCGTGGTGCACTTCGCCGAGCAGAGGGCGGCCCCCTACTCGATGAAGTCCAGCGCCACCAAGCGCTACACCGTGGACAACAACGTCAACGGCACCCACAACCTGCTGGCCGCGATCGTGGAGAGCGGCCTCGACATTCACATCGTGCACCTGGGCACGATGGGGGTCTACGGCTACGGCTCCCATCGCGGCGCCACGATTCCCGAGGGCTACCTCACGGTGGAGGTGCCCCAGCCGGATGGCAGCCGCTTCACCGAGAAGATCCTGCACCCTGCCAGCCCCGGCAGTGTGTATCACATGACCAAGACTCTGGATCAGTTGTTGTTCCTCTACTACAACAAAAACGACCAGATCCGCATCACTGATCTGCACCAGGGCATCGTCTGGGGCACCAACACGGAGCTCACCGAAAGGGATCCCCGCCTCACCAATCGTTTCGACTACGACGGCGACTACGGCACGGTGCTGAACCGCTTCCTGATGCAGGCCGCCATCGGCTACCCGCTCACGGTGCATGGCACCGGCGGCCAGACCCGCGCCTTCATCCACATCCGCGACTCCGTGCGCTGTGTGCAGCTGGCCCTGGAGCACCCGCCCGCCCATGGCGAGAAGGTGAAGATCTTCAACCAGATGACCGAGAGCCACCAGGTGGGCGAACTGGCCCGCAAGGTGTCGTCCCTCACCAACGCCGAGATCACCTACTTGCCCAACCCTCGCAATGAGGCCGTGGAGAACGACCTGATCGTGGACAACCGCTGCTTCATCGAGCTGGGCCTCAACCCCACCACCCTCGACGACGGTCTGATGGCCGAAGTGGTGGATGTGGCCCGCCGCTGGGCTGACCGCTGCGACCGCAGTCGGATCCCCTGCGTGTCGGCCTGGACCACCACCCAGGCCCAGGCCATCAAGACGGCTTGA
- the psb34 gene encoding photosystem II assembly protein Psb34 — protein sequence MQVTEEDGGKLNAFAREPRMVVMEEGERSSSQSRLLLIGGAVLVLALVVVAVGISG from the coding sequence ATGCAGGTCACCGAAGAAGACGGCGGCAAGCTCAACGCCTTCGCCCGGGAGCCCCGCATGGTGGTGATGGAGGAGGGCGAGCGCAGCAGCAGCCAGTCGCGGTTGCTGCTGATCGGCGGGGCCGTTCTGGTGCTGGCCCTGGTGGTGGTGGCCGTGGGGATCAGCGGCTGA
- the mrdA gene encoding penicillin-binding protein 2 codes for MAYGQAGRHSGMGQQPLLLLLVVLLCSGAMVSRLAWLQLVHGVENRERADQNRIRLMPRNPIRGRLLDRQGEVLATSRLTYNLYIQPREVSDDQWPPLRDALAALLKLNPASLDQKRSSGSNAEGFRITLAEGLAAEQVLRFREQASELRGAEVDVDVLRSYPHGRLAAHVLGYTSGITEEEYERKRDKGYRIRDRVGRTGLESAFESHLRGQWGGQQVEVNAAGQVQRVLGDKPAEAGKDLRLTLDLPLQQAAERALDSVRKGAIVAMDPETGAIRALASRPAFDPNVFSPAPSSQEWAALNGPEAPLLNRAFQGFPPASTFKVVTTAAALESGVYGPNDKVLTTSSFCYAGLCYRDHGAHGLVGFPFALAVSSNTFYYRAGLKIGPDALFATARRLGFGSPTGIELSDEETGGLLGDQAWKRKALDEPWTPVDTITSSIGQGALLVTPLQMARLYAAVANGGWLVTPHLVEKPPTRTRIGLKPSTVAVLQKGLRMVVTEGTARLLNDPSLPPVAGKTGTGEDPPRPDHAWFGGYAPADKPSLVIVAFGENSGGYGGTVAAPMVKALMTTWFSGGARPD; via the coding sequence ATGGCCTACGGCCAGGCAGGCCGCCACAGCGGCATGGGCCAGCAGCCGTTGCTGCTGCTGCTGGTGGTGCTGCTGTGCAGCGGCGCCATGGTGTCGCGGCTGGCCTGGCTGCAGCTGGTGCACGGCGTTGAGAACCGCGAGCGGGCCGATCAGAACCGCATCCGGCTGATGCCGCGCAACCCGATCCGCGGCCGTCTGCTCGATCGTCAGGGCGAGGTGCTCGCCACCAGTCGGCTCACCTACAACCTCTACATCCAGCCCCGCGAGGTGTCTGACGACCAATGGCCGCCCCTGCGGGACGCCTTGGCCGCACTGCTGAAGCTGAATCCCGCCAGCCTCGACCAGAAACGCAGCAGCGGCAGCAATGCCGAGGGCTTCCGGATCACCCTGGCGGAGGGCCTGGCGGCTGAGCAGGTGCTGCGCTTTCGCGAACAGGCCAGTGAGCTGCGCGGCGCTGAAGTGGATGTGGACGTGCTGCGCAGCTATCCCCATGGCCGCCTGGCGGCCCACGTGCTCGGCTACACCAGCGGCATCACCGAAGAGGAATACGAGCGCAAGCGCGACAAGGGCTACCGCATCCGCGACCGGGTGGGCCGCACGGGGTTGGAGAGCGCCTTCGAATCCCATCTGCGCGGCCAGTGGGGCGGCCAGCAGGTGGAGGTGAATGCCGCGGGCCAGGTGCAGCGGGTGCTCGGCGACAAGCCGGCCGAGGCGGGCAAAGACCTGCGGCTCACCCTGGATCTGCCCCTGCAGCAGGCGGCGGAGCGGGCGCTCGACTCGGTGCGCAAGGGCGCCATCGTGGCGATGGATCCCGAGACGGGGGCGATCCGGGCGCTGGCCAGCCGGCCGGCCTTTGACCCCAACGTGTTCTCGCCGGCTCCGTCGAGCCAGGAGTGGGCCGCCCTCAACGGCCCGGAGGCGCCCTTGCTGAACCGTGCCTTCCAGGGGTTCCCCCCCGCCAGCACCTTCAAGGTGGTCACCACCGCGGCGGCGCTGGAGTCGGGGGTCTACGGCCCCAACGACAAGGTGCTCACCACCAGCTCCTTCTGCTACGCCGGCCTCTGCTACCGCGACCACGGCGCCCATGGGCTTGTGGGTTTCCCCTTCGCCTTGGCGGTGAGCAGCAACACCTTCTACTACCGGGCCGGCCTGAAGATCGGCCCTGATGCCCTGTTCGCCACGGCGCGGCGGCTGGGTTTCGGCAGCCCCACCGGCATCGAGCTCAGCGATGAGGAAACGGGGGGGCTGCTGGGGGATCAGGCCTGGAAGCGCAAGGCGCTCGATGAGCCCTGGACCCCCGTGGACACGATCACCTCCTCGATCGGCCAGGGGGCCCTGCTGGTGACGCCGCTGCAGATGGCGCGTCTCTACGCGGCCGTGGCCAATGGCGGCTGGCTGGTCACGCCCCACCTGGTGGAGAAGCCCCCCACCCGCACCCGCATCGGCCTCAAGCCCTCCACCGTGGCCGTGCTGCAGAAGGGTCTGCGCATGGTGGTCACCGAGGGCACGGCGCGGCTGCTCAACGATCCGAGCCTGCCGCCGGTGGCCGGCAAGACCGGCACCGGTGAGGATCCCCCCCGCCCCGACCACGCCTGGTTCGGTGGCTATGCGCCAGCCGACAAGCCCAGCCTGGTGATCGTGGCCTTCGGCGAGAACTCCGGGGGCTACGGCGGCACGGTGGCGGCACCGATGGTCAAGGCCCTGATGACCACCTGGTTCAGCGGCGGCGCCCGGCCCGACTGA
- the cbiD gene encoding cobalt-precorrin-5B (C(1))-methyltransferase CbiD has protein sequence MESFPTPERGTAEPATPEPGLILPVWLAAAARAAVQGLLGEPFCPEQPLELEPGAPPRPVLVEAAAPLAAGWVLAVARADPGPEVLDLTRGQPVWAQARWLEGPGHWLELVAGEGVGVIASSGAPCLSAYARELLQRTLQPLLPPGRRLELHLVIPAGRRLAERTSNAAFGVVDGLALIGTQALVQRSAAPDQLQQALEQLRRLVASPGFAGALVLVIGENGLDLAPRLGLPPQLLLKAGNWLGPLLVAAAEAGVSQLLLFGYQGKLIKLAGGIFHTHHHLADGRSEVLTALAALEGLAGQELACLHQAATVEAALADLQATQPALAARLRARIAAAIEQRSRAYLARYGHEALAVGAVLFDRSRQLCARGPLGAPLLAELRGGGAA, from the coding sequence ATGGAATCCTTCCCCACACCTGAACGCGGCACGGCTGAGCCCGCCACCCCTGAGCCCGGCCTGATCCTGCCGGTGTGGCTCGCCGCCGCGGCCCGCGCCGCCGTGCAGGGGCTGCTGGGGGAGCCCTTCTGCCCTGAGCAGCCCCTGGAGCTGGAGCCTGGCGCTCCCCCGCGGCCTGTGCTGGTGGAGGCCGCGGCGCCCCTGGCCGCAGGCTGGGTGCTGGCGGTGGCCAGGGCTGACCCGGGCCCTGAGGTGCTGGATCTCACCCGCGGTCAGCCGGTGTGGGCCCAGGCCCGTTGGCTGGAGGGCCCTGGGCACTGGCTGGAACTGGTGGCTGGCGAGGGGGTGGGGGTGATTGCCAGCTCCGGCGCTCCCTGCCTCTCGGCCTATGCCCGCGAGCTGCTGCAGCGCACCCTGCAGCCGCTGCTGCCGCCAGGACGGCGCCTGGAGCTCCACCTGGTGATCCCGGCGGGTCGGCGTCTTGCCGAGCGCACCAGCAATGCCGCCTTCGGGGTGGTGGATGGGCTGGCCCTGATCGGCACCCAGGCCCTGGTGCAGCGCAGCGCGGCCCCCGACCAGCTGCAGCAGGCCCTGGAGCAGCTGCGTCGCCTGGTGGCCTCCCCTGGCTTCGCCGGGGCCCTGGTGTTGGTGATCGGCGAGAACGGCCTCGATCTGGCCCCCCGCCTCGGCCTCCCTCCCCAGCTGCTGCTCAAGGCCGGCAACTGGCTGGGGCCCCTGCTGGTGGCGGCGGCCGAGGCGGGTGTGAGCCAGCTGCTGCTGTTCGGCTACCAGGGCAAGTTGATCAAGCTGGCCGGCGGCATCTTTCACACCCATCACCACCTGGCCGATGGCCGCAGCGAGGTGCTCACCGCCCTGGCGGCCCTGGAGGGTCTGGCGGGCCAGGAGCTGGCCTGCCTGCATCAGGCCGCCACGGTGGAAGCCGCCCTCGCAGACCTGCAGGCCACCCAGCCCGCCCTGGCGGCGAGGCTGCGGGCCCGCATCGCAGCGGCGATCGAGCAGCGCAGCCGCGCCTACCTGGCCCGCTACGGCCACGAGGCCTTGGCGGTGGGCGCGGTGCTGTTCGACCGCAGCCGTCAGCTCTGTGCCCGGGGCCCCCTGGGTGCCCCCCTGCTGGCCGAACTGCGGGGAGGGGGCGCCGCCTAG